The nucleotide sequence CACCGCGAAGAGCAACCAAGTCATCGCCCACATCTTTGAAAAAGTGGAGTTCGAGCTCCCGCAGGAAGTCGTGAACCGCGAAGCCCAGCGCCGCACCAATGAGATCGCCATGCGTGCCATGCAGCAGGGCGTTCCAGAGGAAGAACTGGTGAAGCAGCAGGAAGAAATCCTCAACAGCGCCACCAATCAGGCACGTCAAAACGTCAAAGTGAGCTTCATCCTGGAGCAGGTGGCCAAAAGAGAGGCCCTCGAAGTCCCCGGCCAAAAAGTGGCCATGGCCCTCTCCCAGATCGCCGAGCGCCAAAAGATGCCCGTGAAGAAATTCATGGCCGAAGCCGAGAAATCCGGCCTCATCGACAATGTGCGTGCCGATTTGCTCTTGCAGGAGGCTTTGGAGTTCCTCAAAGACAACGCCACCGTCGAAGAAACCGAGCCCGAAGCCGAAAAGTGCGAAACCCACGGCCACGGAGCTTAAGTCCGAGCTAGATCACTAAAAAACGCCTCAGGTAGCTGAGGCGTTTTTTTGTGGGCATGAAGCGCCTGCCAGACGCGAGCACTGGCAATCGCTGGAAGTGCTTGAGCCCGTGTGCGGACGGGAGAAATGATGCCACACCATGCCCGATCTCCCCAACCAGCCGCTCGGCGAACCCGTCGCCGATTGGAAGCCGCCACCGCCACCAGCGCGTGAAGTCATGCAGGGCCGTTTTTGCCGACTAGAGCCGCTGTCGGTCGAAAAACATGCTCAACAGCTCTTCACTGCGAACGCACTCGACTCCACCGGCGCGAACTGGACTTACCTGCCATACGGGCCGTTCACCGAGTTCGTGGACTACGCCGCGTGGCTGGAAAAGCAGTGCCTCGGCCCTGATCCGCTGTTTTTCGCCATCGTGGAAGCTACGAGCGGCGATGCAGTGGGCGTGGCGAGCTACCTGCGCATCACACCCGACTGCGGCAGCATCGAGGTGGGGCACCTGCATTTCTCGCCGAAACTGCAACGCACCCCCACAGCGACGGAGGCGATGTATCTCATGATGCGCCAAGCCTTTGAGCTAGGCTACCGCCGCTACGAATGGAAGTGCGATTCGCTCAATGAACCCTCCCGCAAAGCCGCACTGCGCCTGGGCCTGTCCTTCGAAGGCATCTTCCGCCAAGCCACCGTGCGCAAAGGCCGCAACCGCGACACCGCCTGGTATGCCGCCATCGACAAAGAATGGCCCGCGCTGCGTGCAGCCTTCGAGCAGTGGCTCAGCCCAGCAAATTTCGATGAGGCTGGAAGGCAGCGGGTGAGTCTCTCGTCGCTCACGCGTCTGGTTTTGAAGTGACGCTGATACGGTTCTGGTTCCGCCTGCGTTTTTCCCGCCGCATGAAACGCATCACTCTCTTCCTCCTCACCGCCTTCACTTTGCACGCGCAGCAACGCGTCGAGGTCTCGCGTGATCTGTGGATCTCGGCTTACTCGAAGGAGGTGGAGGGGAACAATGGTGGATCGCACCGGCTGAAGCTGAAGGGCATCCAGGAGTTCTTCTTGATCGACTTTGATCCAGCGGCGCTGCGTGGGAAGAAGGTCGTCAAAGCGCAGCTTCATGTACATCTGGCATCACCAGAGGCACCGCTGCGGCGCACGACGGTGTCATCGATCACGCAGGAGTGGGTCGAGGGCACGGGAAGCAGCTACGCGAAGACACCGGGCGCGAGTTCCTTTGTGTGGGCGAAGACCGGTGAACTGCGCTGGGGCAACAACGAGCCGGACATCACCAGCGTCGTTTGCGGCGAAGGCGGCTCCGTGTGGGGCTTTGGCGATGCTTCCGCGCCGGATGCGGAGGGCTGGCAGATCATTCCCATCGCTCCCGTAGTGGCCCAGGCGCGGCTGGATGGCCGTTCGCACGGCTTTTACGTCATCGACGACATCGGGAATGAATACACGCGGGATGGCAATGCCGCGAAGTTCACGAATTTCGTGAATCGCTACGTTTCGAGCCGTGAGGACAAACGTGTGCATAAGCCCTACTTCACGCTGTGGCTCGAAGACGGCGCGGTGGAGGCTCCCAAAGCCGTCTCAGAGGCCAAAATAGTCGCCGCAGCCGTTTTACCGCCTGTTCCAGCCGTTTCGGCCGTGAAGCCGGTTTTGCCTGCGAAGGACGTTTTCGGCTCCGAACTGGCCTCCACGCACTTTTACGCCGCGAAGGGTGAAACGATCGGTTTTTCGGTCGCGGGCCCGGCCATCGTGAAAGCACCGAATCTCGGAGTGAAGCTCTACTCGATGCCCAAAGTCGGCGGCATGCACGATCCGCTCGTGCCGGGCACGGGTGAGGACACTTTCATCGAACTGCATGTGCCGAAAAACGCACCCGCAGGCAAACATGGCGGCACGGTGACGGTGGATGGCACCGTGATGCCCTTCACGGTCACGGTTTGGAACTTCACGCTGCCGGATCGCCTGGCGTTCCTGCCGCAGATGAACGCTTACGGCCTGCCGGGGCATGTGCGTGACTACTACCGGCTCGCGCATGAGCATCGCGTGGTGCTGAACCAGCTCCCGTATGGCTGGACGGGCAAGGTGGACGAGCCTGCGCCGAAGCTCGGCGGCGATGGGAAGTGGGATTGGACGAAGTTCGATGCGGAGTTCGGCCCGTTGCTCGATGGCAGCGCCTTCGCCGATCTGCCACGCGGCGCGGTGCCGGTGGACGCGTATTACCTGCTGCTGAACGAGAACTGGCCGATGAAGCACGACGAGCACTTCAAAGGCGGCTACTGGATCGAAAACGCCTTCGATGACTCCTACTGGACGCAGTTTCGCGCCATGGCGGCGGAGATCGCGAAGCACTTCGAAGCGAAGGGCTGGACGGAGCCGATGTTCGAGTTCTACCTCAACAACAAGGTGTACTTCAAAAAGGACGACTGGCGCAAATGCAGCGCGGCATGGATTTTCGACGAGCCAGTGCACACGCAGGACTTCTGGGCCATTCGCCACTACGGCCGCGAGTTCTGGAAGGCCACCGAGCCGTTCAAGAACGTGCATCTCACCTATCGCGCCGATATTTCCCGCCCGCAGTGGCAGCGTGAGTTGCTCGATCACTGCGTGAACGTGGAAGTCGTCAGTGGCGTGCTGCGGCAATACTGGCCACGCATTCAGCGTCGCGCCAAGGACTGCGGCAATCTCTACTACATGTATGGCGGAGCGAACGCCATCGGAACACCGAACATCGCGAATGCCGCGTGGTGTGTCGAGTCCTGGGCGCTCGGTGCGGATGGTGTGGTGCCCTGGAACACCATCGGCAAAGCGGACGCGTGGCAGACGCCGGATGAGCTCTCTGTGCTCTACCCGACTGACAACGGCCCCGTGCCAAGCCTGCGCCTGAAGACCTTCCGCGCAGGCCAACAACTAGTGGAGTATCTCACGCAATACTGCGCCGTCTCTGGCGAAAGCCGTGAGAGCGTCATGGCCGCGGTGCGTGCCATCCCTGGCCTCAGCGCCACGCTGGTGAAGAAAAACGAGGAAGACGCCGGCAAATCACAGTTCGGCAAAGACACGCAACCCGCCTTTGAAGCACTGCGGATGCGCCTCGGTGCCTACCTCGATGCCAAAGCACCTGCGCCAAAGGATCGTTGGCACGATCCACGGCCTACGCGGCCCGATTTGAATAAAGCGCGGGAGATCGTGCCGCTGGCGGTGCCTTGAGGGGACGTCGGGCTGTTTGCGGGGGGGGGGGGGCAGGAGTGCTTAGTGCTCAGTACTTAGTTGTTGAGTTAGCGGCTAAGGCAGTTTGGATTTTCATCCACAGACTCGTTATTCCAACCGTTCCGATGAACTGAGAACTGAAAACTGGACCAACAGGAGCAGCCTAGACCGCGTTGACGATGTTTTCGAGAGGGGCACCAAGCACGGCTGCGAGGGCGATGCGGGCAGAGGTGCGGCGCATTTCGAGCTTGGACTCGACGCTGCAAAAGGCGGCGTGGCAGGTGGCGATGAGATTCGGTGTGGCGGCTTCATCCGCGGTGCGCAGCGGCTCGTCTTCGATCACGTCTAGCCCGGCACCTGCGATGATGCCCGACTTGAGCGCGGCGAGGATGTCTGCCTTACAGATGATGCCTCCGCGTGCCGTATTCACGACGAAGGCACCTGGACGCAGACGAGCGAGCTCACGCTGGGTGATGAGATGCCGCGTCTCGTCATTGAGCGGGCAATGGAGCGAGAGGACGTCTGTTTGAGCGAGTAAGTCATCGAGACTACGGACGCGGGTGATGCCCAGGGCTTTGTCCACGCCATTGGGGAGGTAGGGATCGTGGAAGAGGACTCGGAATCCGAGGGCCTTTGCACGGAGCGCTGTGGCGGTGCCGATGCGACCGAGGCCGATGATGCCAAAGGTGAGTGTGCTGAGGCGGCGGAGCTGCGGTGTGACGCGGATGGTCCAGCCGAGTGTCTTTGCCTCCGCATCGAGCGGGAAGAGCTGACGGCAAAGGGCGAGCGCGAGGGCGATGGCGTGATCTGCGACCTCCTCCGTGCCGTAGTCTGGCACATTGCAGACGGCGATGCCGCGCTGGCGAGCAGCGGCGATGTCCACGCTGTCGTAGCCGACGCCGTTGCGGATGATGGCGCGGCAGTTTGTTAGCCGGGCGATGCCTGCAGCGGTGAGGGGCATGTTATGCCAAATGATGACGGCCTGTGCGTCGCCGATGTCGGCGGGCAAGTCTGCATCCGTGTCACAAAGGTGCCGCGTGATGTGAGCAGCGGTGCCGATGACGGCTTTTCGACAGCAGAGTCTGCATCGCCCTGTGGAGCGGTGCGCCAGTCAATAATGGCGATGCGTGGCTGCATGATCAAAGTAGGCCTCCATCACGCGAAACCGAGGGCGGTGATGCGGGCGTGGACGGCGTCTTTGTTATCGAGCAGCTCGGCGATGGGGTCCCACTGGCCGCTGAGGAGGCCCTCACGGGCGGTGGCGGGCATGGTGACGGGCACGCTCTGGCTGCCGAAGCGCACGCTCTGGCCTGCGACATCGACGGTGATCTCGGTCTGCGGATCTGCGGCGACGGCGGCAGCGATTTTCTGGATGTCTGCGGCAGTGGCGCAGACGCAGGGGATGCCGAGCGTGGTGCAGTTGCCGAAAAAGATCTCTGCAAAGCTCTGGGCGATGATGGCGCGGATGCCGAAACGGTAGAGTGCCTGCGGGGCGTGCTCACGGGAGCTGCCGCAGCCGAAATTCTCGCCAGAGAGCAGGATGGAGGCACCTGCGTGGCGTGCATCATCGAGCGGGTGGCCGATTTTGTTGCCATCCTTGTCGAAACGCACGTCGTAGAAGGCGTACTCGCCCAATCCGTCAAAAGTGACGCATTTCATGAAGCGGGCGGGGATGATGCGGTCGGTGTCGATGTCGGTTCCGGGGACGTGGACGCCGCGACCGGCGACTTGGGTGATTTTTGCGAGAGCCATGATGAGGGGCATGGAGGCTAGGCAGTGTTTTGGCTCTGGCAAGAGTGGGGGCAGCCTTTGTGAGGGAGAAAATGCATGGAAATCCGCCACCGGCATGAGGCCATCCTTGCCACCCGCCGAAAGCGGAGGAAGCATCCCCTGCCCTTCCGCCGCCGTCATGCGCTTCATCAGCACCCTCATTCGCTACCTGACCTTCCTGCTCGCTCTGGCAGGTGTGGGCGGCATTTTCATGGTTATGCGTGAGCTGCATGCGCAGCAGCCCGTGGTGACAGCGCCGCCTATTGCGCCTGCGACGAAGGCTGCGCCGGATGACATCGCTGCCACCGGCATCTTGGAGGCGCGGGATGAGAATGTGGCGATCGGTGTGCCTGCGGCCGGGCTGGTGCAGGAGGTGAAGGTGCGGGTGAATCAGACCGTGAAAGCGGGTGATCCGCTGCTGCAGCTCGATGACCGCGAGCTGAAGGCCCTGCTTCTGCGTCAAAAAGCCTCCGTCGCCGTGGCACAGGCCCAGTTTGTCGTGGCAGAGGCCCAGTTGGCCAAATTGCAGGACATGCTGGACCGCCTGAAGTCAGTGCCGGATCAGCGAGCGATCAGCCAGGATGATCTGCGCAATCGCAGCAACGATGTCACAGTGGCAAAGGCGCAGCTCCAGGCTGCCCAGGCAGAGCTGGATGCCGCGAAGGCGGATGTGGAGCAGACCGGGCAGCTCATCGACCGGCTGCTGGTGCGTGCGCCGCGTGGTGGCACGCTTTTGCAGGTAAACATCCGCGCCGGAGAATACGCCTCACCGCAGAATAAGCTGCCTGCGCTCATCCTGGGTGACATCGGCACGCTGCATGTGCGTGCGGATGTGGATGAACAAAACGCCACGGCGGTGCAACTGGATGCCGCAGCGAAAATCTCACTCAAGAGTGACTCCAGCCGCTCCTTTCAGGCCGCCTTCGTGCGTGTGGAGCCCTATGTGATCCCGAAGACTTCCCTGACTGGAGCCAGCACGGAGCGTGTGGATACCCGCGTGCTCCAGATCATCTACCGGCTGGAAAAACCTGCCGACACGCCGCTTTATGTCGGCCAGCAGGTCGATGTGTTCATTCCGCGCCGCAAGACACCGGCGAAGTGAGCTGAGATCAGCCTTTGCGGAAAAGAAGGCAGCCGGACATCCTGTCATGCAGGCACTGCTTCTGCTCCGTCCAGATGCACATGAGGTAGCCGATGCAGAGCAGGAGGCTGGAGAGGATCTTGCCGAAGTAACGACCCGTGGCACGGCCAAAGGTGATGCGCTGGCCATTCATGTCGGTGACTTTGATGCCACAGATGATTTTGCCGATAGAGCCCTGGTAGGTGGATGTCT is from Verrucomicrobiaceae bacterium and encodes:
- a CDS encoding GNAT family N-acetyltransferase, which translates into the protein MPDLPNQPLGEPVADWKPPPPPAREVMQGRFCRLEPLSVEKHAQQLFTANALDSTGANWTYLPYGPFTEFVDYAAWLEKQCLGPDPLFFAIVEATSGDAVGVASYLRITPDCGSIEVGHLHFSPKLQRTPTATEAMYLMMRQAFELGYRRYEWKCDSLNEPSRKAALRLGLSFEGIFRQATVRKGRNRDTAWYAAIDKEWPALRAAFEQWLSPANFDEAGRQRVSLSSLTRLVLK
- a CDS encoding DUF4091 domain-containing protein — its product is MKRITLFLLTAFTLHAQQRVEVSRDLWISAYSKEVEGNNGGSHRLKLKGIQEFFLIDFDPAALRGKKVVKAQLHVHLASPEAPLRRTTVSSITQEWVEGTGSSYAKTPGASSFVWAKTGELRWGNNEPDITSVVCGEGGSVWGFGDASAPDAEGWQIIPIAPVVAQARLDGRSHGFYVIDDIGNEYTRDGNAAKFTNFVNRYVSSREDKRVHKPYFTLWLEDGAVEAPKAVSEAKIVAAAVLPPVPAVSAVKPVLPAKDVFGSELASTHFYAAKGETIGFSVAGPAIVKAPNLGVKLYSMPKVGGMHDPLVPGTGEDTFIELHVPKNAPAGKHGGTVTVDGTVMPFTVTVWNFTLPDRLAFLPQMNAYGLPGHVRDYYRLAHEHRVVLNQLPYGWTGKVDEPAPKLGGDGKWDWTKFDAEFGPLLDGSAFADLPRGAVPVDAYYLLLNENWPMKHDEHFKGGYWIENAFDDSYWTQFRAMAAEIAKHFEAKGWTEPMFEFYLNNKVYFKKDDWRKCSAAWIFDEPVHTQDFWAIRHYGREFWKATEPFKNVHLTYRADISRPQWQRELLDHCVNVEVVSGVLRQYWPRIQRRAKDCGNLYYMYGGANAIGTPNIANAAWCVESWALGADGVVPWNTIGKADAWQTPDELSVLYPTDNGPVPSLRLKTFRAGQQLVEYLTQYCAVSGESRESVMAAVRAIPGLSATLVKKNEEDAGKSQFGKDTQPAFEALRMRLGAYLDAKAPAPKDRWHDPRPTRPDLNKAREIVPLAVP
- a CDS encoding C-terminal binding protein, with product MPADIGDAQAVIIWHNMPLTAAGIARLTNCRAIIRNGVGYDSVDIAAARQRGIAVCNVPDYGTEEVADHAIALALALCRQLFPLDAEAKTLGWTIRVTPQLRRLSTLTFGIIGLGRIGTATALRAKALGFRVLFHDPYLPNGVDKALGITRVRSLDDLLAQTDVLSLHCPLNDETRHLITQRELARLRPGAFVVNTARGGIICKADILAALKSGIIAGAGLDVIEDEPLRTADEAATPNLIATCHAAFCSVESKLEMRRTSARIALAAVLGAPLENIVNAV
- the leuD gene encoding 3-isopropylmalate dehydratase small subunit, which codes for MALAKITQVAGRGVHVPGTDIDTDRIIPARFMKCVTFDGLGEYAFYDVRFDKDGNKIGHPLDDARHAGASILLSGENFGCGSSREHAPQALYRFGIRAIIAQSFAEIFFGNCTTLGIPCVCATAADIQKIAAAVAADPQTEITVDVAGQSVRFGSQSVPVTMPATAREGLLSGQWDPIAELLDNKDAVHARITALGFA
- a CDS encoding efflux RND transporter periplasmic adaptor subunit, whose product is MRPSLPPAESGGSIPCPSAAVMRFISTLIRYLTFLLALAGVGGIFMVMRELHAQQPVVTAPPIAPATKAAPDDIAATGILEARDENVAIGVPAAGLVQEVKVRVNQTVKAGDPLLQLDDRELKALLLRQKASVAVAQAQFVVAEAQLAKLQDMLDRLKSVPDQRAISQDDLRNRSNDVTVAKAQLQAAQAELDAAKADVEQTGQLIDRLLVRAPRGGTLLQVNIRAGEYASPQNKLPALILGDIGTLHVRADVDEQNATAVQLDAAAKISLKSDSSRSFQAAFVRVEPYVIPKTSLTGASTERVDTRVLQIIYRLEKPADTPLYVGQQVDVFIPRRKTPAK